One Pseudomonas rhizophila DNA window includes the following coding sequences:
- a CDS encoding response regulator translates to MNILLVDDHAVVRQGYASLLRALMPELHVREAATGEEALSQVLEQVPHLVIMDFGLPGISGLETTRRLRQRLPQLRVLFFSMHDELPLVRQALDAGAAGYLTKNSAPQILVEAVRRVLAGHAYIEQALATQLACASTRHDTDPRLQCMTQRELEIFVMLARGTPARTIAEQLCISAKTVSNHLTLLKSKLQVSSHAELVHLGIDMGVVRVAG, encoded by the coding sequence ATGAACATCTTGTTGGTCGACGATCATGCGGTGGTTCGGCAGGGCTATGCCAGCCTATTGCGGGCGCTGATGCCGGAGCTGCACGTGCGCGAAGCCGCCACCGGTGAGGAGGCGTTGAGTCAAGTGCTGGAGCAGGTGCCTCACCTAGTGATCATGGACTTCGGCCTGCCCGGTATCAGCGGGCTGGAAACCACCCGGCGCCTGCGCCAGCGCCTGCCGCAACTGCGGGTGCTGTTCTTCAGCATGCACGATGAACTGCCATTGGTCCGTCAGGCGCTGGACGCCGGGGCTGCGGGCTACCTGACCAAGAATTCGGCACCTCAGATACTGGTGGAGGCCGTGCGCCGGGTGCTGGCCGGCCATGCCTACATCGAACAAGCCCTGGCCACCCAGTTGGCCTGCGCCAGTACCCGACACGACACCGACCCGCGCTTGCAATGCATGACCCAGCGCGAGCTGGAGATCTTCGTGATGCTCGCCAGGGGCACCCCGGCGCGCACCATTGCCGAACAGCTGTGCATCAGCGCCAAGACCGTGTCCAATCACTTGACGCTGCTCAAGAGCAAGCTGCAGGTCAGTTCCCATGCCGAACTGGTCCACCTGGGGATCGACATGGGCGTGGTGCGGGTGGCGGGGTGA
- the nahK gene encoding hybrid sensor histidine kinase/response regulator NahK/ErcS' — MACTSTRPSPELPLPAIASPAIADLQAQIASLQHENRKLRRINDALIERVESGVTRGNDPYAAFQHSVVLAEQVRERTDALNQAMAELKAGNHLLGEARLRAETAHRHLIDAIESISDAFVLFDEQQRIVLFNSRFKAFWAHSRVRIIAGMRISEVKRLMTANGLFSEEPRGQADEHVLYRLQNGRWLQVSERPTQEGGRVILFTDITDVKLSETVRREQAIAQKSHLLQRAVDNLSQGVAMVNAQGVLELWNRRFLELSGLAPVAAHRPFSEVIADSELQLLTPASRDSNGRLIHESEQRLSDGRVLEIRTHPLPTGGYVNTFTDITERYQHAEALSESERWIRLITDHVPALIAYLNADLVYEFTNKVYEQWYCWPRGVMLGQSLREAHSEQHYQRLEAYVARALAGESVTFEFAETNINNQERYMLRSYVPNRLANGEVVGIFVLIRDITERRRTAEALHQAYQNLEQRVQERTAELTTLNDQLLREIDERSRVELRLREAKREAEQANLSKTKFLAAVSHDLLQPLNAARLFTSALLERREPVANAQLVRNVSHSLQDVENLLGTLVDISKLDAGVIKADIAPFALSELLDNLAAEYVQVARSEGLELHFVPCSALVRSDMQLLARILRNLLSNAIRYTPSGRVVLGCRRHRQRLSIQVWDSGIGIAENRLEEIFQEFKRGDVQRPDQDRGLGLGLAIVEKIAGILGHRIQVRSWPGKGSVFSIDVPLSATAPKPLPSLEMSEPMLERLRGARVWVLDNDAAICAGMRTLLEGWGCRVVTALSEQDLARQVDNYHAEADLLIADYHLDNEQNGVDAVARINARRASAIPAMMITANYSNELKQQIRERGHTLMHKPVRPMKLKIAMSHLLSGPKSH; from the coding sequence ATGGCATGCACATCAACCAGACCTTCACCGGAGTTGCCATTGCCCGCCATCGCGTCCCCGGCCATCGCTGACCTGCAGGCGCAGATCGCCAGCCTGCAGCACGAAAACCGCAAACTGCGGCGGATCAACGACGCACTGATCGAACGGGTGGAGTCCGGCGTGACCCGGGGCAACGACCCGTATGCGGCGTTCCAGCATTCAGTGGTGCTGGCTGAGCAGGTTCGCGAGCGCACCGACGCCCTGAACCAGGCCATGGCCGAGCTCAAGGCCGGCAATCACCTGCTGGGCGAAGCGCGGCTGCGCGCGGAAACCGCCCACCGGCACCTGATCGATGCCATTGAGAGCATTTCCGATGCATTTGTGCTGTTCGACGAACAACAGCGCATCGTCCTGTTCAACAGCCGCTTCAAGGCATTCTGGGCCCACAGCCGCGTGCGTATCATCGCCGGGATGCGCATTTCCGAGGTCAAGCGACTGATGACCGCCAACGGGTTGTTCAGCGAAGAACCGCGTGGCCAGGCCGACGAGCATGTGCTTTACCGCTTGCAGAACGGGCGCTGGCTGCAAGTCAGCGAACGACCAACCCAGGAAGGCGGTCGAGTGATTCTGTTTACCGACATCACCGACGTCAAACTCAGTGAAACCGTGCGTCGCGAACAGGCCATCGCGCAGAAATCGCACTTGTTGCAACGGGCCGTGGACAACCTTTCCCAGGGCGTGGCCATGGTCAATGCCCAGGGTGTGCTGGAGTTGTGGAACCGTCGCTTCCTGGAACTCAGCGGTCTGGCGCCAGTGGCGGCCCATCGGCCGTTTTCCGAGGTGATCGCCGACAGTGAACTGCAACTGCTGACCCCGGCCAGTCGCGACAGCAATGGCCGGCTCATCCACGAAAGCGAGCAGCGCCTGTCGGATGGCCGGGTCCTGGAGATTCGCACCCATCCGCTACCCACCGGCGGCTACGTCAACACCTTCACCGACATCACCGAGCGCTACCAGCACGCCGAGGCCCTGAGTGAAAGCGAACGCTGGATCCGCCTGATCACCGACCATGTGCCGGCGCTGATCGCCTACCTCAATGCCGACTTGGTCTACGAATTTACCAACAAAGTCTACGAGCAATGGTATTGCTGGCCCCGTGGCGTGATGCTCGGCCAGAGCCTGCGCGAGGCCCACAGCGAACAGCATTACCAGCGCCTGGAGGCCTACGTGGCCCGGGCCTTGGCCGGTGAGAGTGTGACGTTCGAGTTTGCCGAGACCAATATCAACAACCAGGAACGCTATATGCTGCGTTCCTACGTGCCCAATCGGCTGGCCAATGGTGAAGTGGTGGGGATCTTCGTGCTGATCCGCGACATCACCGAGCGGCGTCGCACCGCCGAGGCGCTGCACCAGGCCTACCAGAACCTGGAACAGCGCGTCCAGGAACGCACCGCCGAACTGACCACCCTCAATGACCAGCTATTGCGCGAAATCGACGAGCGCAGCCGGGTGGAGTTGCGCTTGCGCGAGGCCAAGCGCGAGGCCGAGCAGGCCAACCTGTCGAAAACCAAATTCCTCGCGGCGGTCAGCCATGACCTGCTGCAACCGCTCAACGCCGCGCGGCTGTTCACCAGCGCTTTGCTCGAGCGCCGTGAGCCGGTGGCGAATGCGCAACTGGTGCGCAACGTCAGCCACTCGCTGCAGGACGTGGAAAACCTGTTGGGCACGCTGGTGGACATTTCCAAGCTTGATGCCGGGGTGATCAAGGCCGATATCGCGCCGTTCGCCCTCAGCGAGTTGCTCGACAACCTGGCCGCCGAATACGTCCAGGTGGCGCGCAGTGAGGGGCTGGAACTGCACTTTGTGCCGTGTTCGGCCCTGGTGCGCAGCGACATGCAGTTGCTGGCGCGGATCCTGCGCAATCTGCTGAGCAATGCCATTCGCTATACCCCCAGCGGGCGGGTGGTGCTGGGCTGTCGCCGGCACCGCCAGCGCTTGTCCATCCAGGTCTGGGACAGCGGCATCGGCATTGCCGAAAACCGTCTTGAAGAGATCTTCCAGGAGTTCAAGCGCGGCGATGTACAGCGCCCGGATCAGGATCGAGGGTTGGGCCTGGGACTGGCGATCGTCGAGAAAATCGCCGGGATCCTTGGGCACCGGATCCAGGTGCGTTCATGGCCGGGCAAGGGCTCGGTGTTCTCCATCGACGTGCCCCTGAGCGCCACCGCGCCCAAGCCGTTGCCGAGCCTGGAGATGAGCGAACCGATGCTTGAGCGCTTGCGCGGGGCCCGGGTCTGGGTGCTGGATAACGACGCGGCCATCTGCGCCGGCATGCGTACGCTGCTCGAAGGTTGGGGGTGTCGGGTGGTGACTGCGCTGTCGGAGCAGGACCTGGCGCGTCAGGTGGACAACTACCATGCCGAGGCCGACCTGCTGATTGCCGACTATCACCTGGACAACGAACAGAACGGCGTCGACGCCGTGGCCCGGATCAACGCCCGCCGGGCCTCGGCGATCCCGGCGATGATGATCACCGCCAACTACAGCAACGAACTCAAGCAGCAGATCCGCGAACGCGGCCACACCCTGATGCACAAGCCGGTGCGGCCGATGAAACTGAAGATTGCGATGAGTCATTTGTTGAGTGGGCCCAAGAGTCATTGA
- a CDS encoding PQQ-dependent catabolism-associated CXXCW motif protein, with the protein MPRLLVIVLLGLWLNVAQADTALFSAQGYRIAQYRSPTPATVDGAKTLDTQALQQLMMQTPSAILIDVYRRPWLQGRFIDNEPHANLPGSLWLANTGDGELDPTWQDYFNHHLGKATGGRADQPLVFYCRSDCWLSWNAVKRAAAMGYKQLYWYRDGLDAWEAARLPLQAARPEPFP; encoded by the coding sequence ATGCCCCGTTTGCTGGTGATCGTCTTGCTGGGCCTGTGGCTGAATGTCGCCCAGGCTGACACTGCGTTGTTCTCCGCGCAGGGCTATCGCATTGCCCAGTACCGCAGCCCGACGCCCGCCACCGTCGATGGCGCAAAGACACTCGATACCCAGGCACTGCAACAGCTGATGATGCAAACGCCATCTGCGATCCTGATCGACGTCTATCGCCGCCCCTGGCTCCAGGGACGCTTCATCGACAACGAGCCCCACGCCAACCTCCCCGGCAGCCTGTGGCTGGCCAATACCGGCGACGGCGAACTCGACCCGACCTGGCAGGATTACTTCAACCATCACCTGGGAAAAGCCACGGGCGGGCGAGCGGATCAACCGCTGGTCTTTTATTGCCGCTCTGATTGCTGGTTGAGCTGGAACGCGGTAAAACGCGCCGCCGCCATGGGCTATAAACAGTTGTATTGGTACCGCGACGGCCTCGACGCTTGGGAGGCGGCCCGCCTGCCCTTGCAAGCGGCCCGGCCCGAACCCTTTCCCTGA
- a CDS encoding sensor histidine kinase, giving the protein MSALWRINLWVTAFFALVTLACAVLLLHQATADVKRELQSAESVVHYLSETAERNPASLQSRLTGSLRHVRVHWLAAGQVQPGNSEGGVSAWLGRWLLGDAPAAAVVDLRDGRRAWIAVDPRDEIEEVLDSLVQLLGVCALALLVSLLVIRWAVRRGMGLLDELLQALRQVCAGDLRVRLAADAIPEARQLAVHFNRMTAALTQAQADNTRLTQALLAVQEQERTKLARTLHDDLGQYVAGIRARACLLRLVIDQPPMLEQTVSQLEGHCEHLQQGFRALVQDLYPVVLQHLPLSEAIELLVAQWQQNQGIACQLRINAPLPPLSGSNKTHLYRLLQEALTNVVRHAGATQVRIRLQHRAGRLRVLVRDNGRGATGPHRAGVGLHSMSERARSLGGELRIISQPGAGWALALNIPLEA; this is encoded by the coding sequence ATGTCGGCCCTCTGGCGAATCAACCTCTGGGTGACGGCGTTTTTCGCCCTGGTCACCCTGGCTTGTGCGGTCCTGTTGCTGCATCAAGCCACGGCTGATGTGAAACGTGAGCTGCAATCGGCCGAGTCCGTGGTGCATTACCTGAGTGAAACCGCCGAACGCAACCCGGCCAGTCTCCAGTCGCGGTTGACCGGCAGTCTGCGTCATGTACGGGTTCACTGGTTGGCGGCGGGGCAGGTGCAGCCGGGGAACAGCGAGGGCGGGGTGAGCGCCTGGCTTGGTCGCTGGTTACTGGGCGACGCTCCGGCTGCCGCGGTGGTGGATTTGCGCGACGGTCGCCGGGCCTGGATCGCGGTCGACCCTCGGGACGAAATCGAAGAAGTCCTCGATTCCCTGGTGCAACTGCTCGGCGTCTGTGCGCTGGCGTTGTTGGTCAGCCTGCTGGTGATCCGCTGGGCGGTGCGCCGGGGTATGGGATTGCTCGATGAATTGCTGCAGGCCCTGCGTCAGGTCTGCGCCGGCGATCTGCGGGTGCGGCTGGCCGCTGATGCTATCCCGGAGGCCCGACAATTGGCGGTGCATTTCAATCGCATGACCGCTGCCCTGACTCAGGCGCAGGCCGATAACACCCGGCTTACTCAAGCCCTGCTGGCTGTGCAGGAGCAGGAACGCACGAAGCTGGCTCGGACCCTGCACGATGACCTGGGCCAATACGTGGCAGGGATCCGCGCCCGGGCATGCTTGCTGCGGCTGGTGATCGATCAGCCGCCGATGCTGGAGCAGACCGTCAGCCAGCTCGAGGGTCATTGCGAGCATCTGCAACAGGGATTCCGTGCGCTGGTGCAAGACCTGTATCCGGTGGTGCTTCAGCACTTGCCGCTGTCCGAGGCCATCGAGCTGCTGGTGGCTCAGTGGCAACAAAACCAGGGCATCGCCTGTCAGCTGCGGATCAACGCGCCGTTGCCGCCGTTGTCGGGCTCGAACAAGACCCACCTGTATCGCCTGTTGCAGGAAGCGCTGACCAATGTCGTCCGGCATGCCGGCGCCACGCAGGTGCGGATTCGCCTGCAGCATCGGGCCGGGCGTTTGCGAGTGCTGGTGCGTGACAACGGCCGGGGAGCGACCGGGCCCCATCGAGCGGGCGTTGGCCTGCACTCGATGTCCGAGCGCGCCCGCAGCCTGGGTGGCGAACTGCGCATCATCAGCCAGCCCGGTGCCGGTTGGGCGCTGGCCTTGAATATTCCCCTGGAGGCGTGA
- a CDS encoding YVTN family beta-propeller repeat protein, with protein MRRPLLDPTRFQPALLCQTLTLAAALLVAGPAAASIAWVSNEKDNSLSLIDMQSLEVIETLPVGQRPRGLLLSHDNRLLYICASDSDRVQVMDVATRKIIKELPSGKDPEQFALHPNDRWLYVSNEDDALVTVIDTQTSEVLGQIGVGVEPEGMAVSPDGKWAVNTSETTNMLHWIDTSTQTLADNTLVDQRPRFVEFSRDGSQLWASAEIGGTLTILDVASRQVLKTLTFQIKGVHPDKVQPVGIKLSADGKLAFVALGPANHVAVIDAKTFEVLDYLLVGRRVWQLAFTPDQRQLLATNGVSGDVSVIDVQSRKVLKSVKVGRYPWGVVVTP; from the coding sequence ATGCGCCGCCCCCTGCTTGACCCGACCCGGTTCCAACCTGCCCTGCTTTGCCAGACCCTCACCCTGGCGGCGGCGTTGTTGGTCGCCGGCCCCGCCGCCGCCAGCATCGCCTGGGTTTCCAATGAGAAAGACAACAGCCTGAGCCTGATCGACATGCAGAGCCTGGAGGTCATCGAGACCCTGCCGGTGGGCCAACGCCCCCGAGGCCTGTTGCTGTCCCACGACAACCGCCTGCTGTACATCTGCGCCAGCGATTCGGACCGGGTCCAGGTGATGGACGTCGCCACCCGCAAGATCATCAAGGAATTGCCCTCCGGCAAGGACCCGGAACAGTTCGCCTTGCACCCCAATGACCGCTGGCTCTACGTGTCCAACGAAGACGATGCCCTGGTGACCGTGATCGACACCCAGACTTCCGAGGTGCTGGGACAGATCGGCGTCGGCGTCGAGCCCGAAGGCATGGCCGTCAGCCCCGATGGCAAATGGGCGGTCAACACCAGTGAAACCACCAACATGCTGCACTGGATCGACACCAGCACCCAGACCTTGGCCGACAACACACTGGTGGACCAACGGCCGCGTTTCGTCGAGTTCAGTCGTGACGGTTCGCAGCTCTGGGCCTCGGCGGAAATCGGCGGCACACTGACGATTCTCGATGTCGCCAGTCGCCAGGTGCTCAAGACGCTGACGTTCCAGATCAAGGGCGTTCACCCCGACAAGGTACAGCCAGTGGGCATCAAGCTCAGCGCCGACGGCAAACTCGCCTTCGTCGCCCTGGGCCCGGCCAATCACGTCGCCGTCATCGATGCCAAGACCTTCGAAGTGCTGGATTACCTGCTGGTGGGGCGGCGTGTCTGGCAACTGGCATTCACCCCCGATCAACGCCAACTGCTGGCAACCAATGGCGTCAGCGGTGATGTGTCGGTGATCGACGTGCAGAGCCGCAAAGTGCTCAAGTCGGTGAAGGTTGGGCGCTATCCCTGGGGCGTAGTGGTGACGCCATGA
- a CDS encoding ABC transporter ATP-binding protein encodes MNALEVSDLSFAYGAREALKQVSFNLAAGRFAALLGPNGAGKSTLIALLTRLYDVQRGEVRVGGHSLQTSPLPALRQLGVVFQQSTLDLDLSVEQNLRYHIALHGLSRRQGSVRIDAELARQQLTERRHERVRALNGGHRRRVEIARALLHEPRLLLLDEPSVGLDPASRLALNQHVRQLCHEGISVLWTTHLLDEVQPSDDLLILHQGRLVASARADAVSQAHGGTLGSAFTHLTAAGVHP; translated from the coding sequence ATGAACGCCTTGGAAGTCAGCGACCTGAGCTTCGCCTACGGCGCGCGCGAAGCCCTCAAGCAGGTGAGTTTCAACCTCGCAGCCGGGCGCTTCGCCGCGTTGCTGGGCCCCAATGGCGCCGGCAAATCGACGCTGATTGCCTTGCTCACGCGCCTGTATGACGTGCAGCGTGGTGAGGTCCGCGTCGGCGGCCATTCGTTGCAGACCTCGCCGCTGCCGGCCTTGCGCCAGTTGGGTGTGGTGTTCCAACAGAGCACCCTGGACCTGGACCTGAGTGTCGAGCAGAACCTGCGTTACCACATTGCGCTGCATGGCCTGTCGCGGCGCCAGGGCAGTGTGCGCATCGACGCGGAACTGGCCCGCCAGCAGTTGACCGAGCGGCGCCACGAACGGGTGCGCGCCCTGAATGGCGGCCATCGTCGCCGGGTGGAAATCGCCCGGGCGCTGCTGCATGAACCGCGCCTGTTACTGCTCGATGAACCCAGCGTTGGCCTTGACCCGGCCAGCCGGCTGGCCCTGAACCAACACGTTCGCCAGTTGTGCCACGAGGGCATCAGCGTGCTGTGGACCACGCACCTGCTGGACGAAGTACAGCCCAGCGACGATCTGCTGATCCTGCATCAAGGCCGCCTCGTCGCCAGCGCACGCGCCGACGCCGTCAGTCAGGCACATGGCGGCACCCTCGGTTCGGCCTTCACCCACCTGACCGCAGCGGGAGTTCACCCATGA
- a CDS encoding pentapeptide repeat-containing protein, giving the protein MNYPLVLLIVFAANASADDLDMPLTINGCIIAESSQCPGADLRGARLANQDLRKMNLSGADLRGADLRHARLDLANLEKARLQGANLTRASLQQSNLRLADFSGATLKAIQGWGLFAQGAQFQKADLSAAYLQFARLSGARMHETNLQAADLEMAWLSKADLKGADLRDANLQEAKLGESNLEDANMSGSRQHYGNFQDANMQGCTGCPASWDQ; this is encoded by the coding sequence ATGAACTATCCACTGGTTTTATTGATCGTGTTCGCCGCAAATGCCAGCGCCGACGACCTCGACATGCCCCTGACCATCAACGGCTGCATCATCGCCGAGTCCAGCCAATGCCCCGGCGCCGACCTTCGCGGCGCCCGGCTGGCCAACCAGGACCTGCGCAAAATGAACCTCAGCGGTGCCGACCTGCGGGGCGCCGATCTGCGCCATGCGCGGCTGGACCTGGCCAATCTGGAAAAAGCCCGTCTGCAAGGCGCCAACCTGACCCGTGCCAGCTTGCAGCAAAGCAACCTGCGCCTGGCGGACTTCAGTGGGGCCACGCTCAAGGCTATCCAGGGCTGGGGCCTGTTTGCCCAGGGCGCGCAGTTCCAGAAAGCCGACCTGAGCGCCGCGTATCTTCAATTCGCCCGGCTGTCCGGCGCCCGAATGCACGAAACCAACCTGCAAGCCGCCGACCTGGAAATGGCCTGGCTGAGCAAGGCAGACCTCAAGGGCGCCGACCTGCGCGACGCCAACCTGCAGGAAGCCAAGCTTGGCGAAAGCAACCTGGAAGACGCCAACATGAGCGGTTCACGCCAGCATTACGGGAATTTTCAGGATGCGAATATGCAAGGGTGTACGGGTTGCCCAGCGTCCTGGGATCAATGA
- a CDS encoding ABC transporter permease: MNAYWQCFSGIVVREWLRFVLQRTRFLSALVRPLLWLLVFAAGFRAALGIAIIAPYDTYIPYEVYIVPGLACMILLFNGMQGSLSMVYDREMGSMRVLLTSPLPRAFLLASKLLATSLISLLQVYAFLAIAWLYGIQPPAMGLLLAFPALLLVALMLSALGLLLSNAIRQLENFAGVMNFVIFPMFFLSSALYPLWKMLEASPWLYWLCAVSPFTHGVELVRYALYERFNLLAMVVCAGLTLVFALLAVWTFNPQHAALRKAG, encoded by the coding sequence ATGAACGCGTATTGGCAATGCTTCAGCGGCATCGTGGTGCGTGAATGGCTGCGTTTCGTGCTACAACGCACGCGCTTTCTCAGTGCCCTGGTGCGGCCGCTGCTGTGGCTGCTGGTGTTCGCCGCCGGCTTTCGTGCGGCACTGGGCATCGCCATCATTGCCCCCTATGACACCTACATCCCTTATGAGGTGTACATCGTGCCTGGCCTTGCCTGCATGATCCTGTTGTTCAATGGCATGCAGGGTTCGCTGTCGATGGTCTATGACCGGGAAATGGGCAGCATGCGCGTGCTGCTCACCAGCCCTCTGCCGCGGGCCTTCCTGCTGGCGAGCAAGTTGCTGGCAACCTCGTTGATCTCGTTGTTGCAGGTCTACGCATTTCTCGCCATTGCCTGGCTGTACGGCATCCAGCCACCGGCCATGGGCCTGCTGCTGGCGTTTCCGGCGCTGCTGCTGGTGGCCCTGATGCTCAGCGCCCTGGGCTTGCTGCTGTCCAATGCCATCCGGCAACTGGAGAACTTTGCCGGGGTGATGAATTTCGTGATCTTCCCGATGTTCTTCCTGTCCTCGGCGCTGTATCCGTTGTGGAAAATGCTGGAGGCCAGCCCTTGGCTGTACTGGCTGTGCGCGGTGAGTCCGTTCACCCATGGGGTGGAGCTGGTGCGTTATGCGTTGTATGAACGGTTCAATCTGCTGGCAATGGTGGTGTGCGCGGGCTTGACTCTGGTGTTCGCGCTACTGGCGGTGTGGACCTTCAATCCGCAGCATGCGGCGTTGCGCAAAGCAGGCTGA
- a CDS encoding response regulator transcription factor produces the protein MYKILIADDHPLFREAIHNVISDGFPGSEVMETADLDSALALTREHDDLDLILLDLNMPGMHGLNGLINLRNEAPTIPVVIVSAEQDKQVVLQAITYGAVGFITKSSPRSQMTDAIEQILNGNVYLPPDIIRTQKSPMGRRLNETPAFAPELLQALTRKQLLVLERMTKGESNKQIAYTLEIAETTVKAHVSAILRKLNVHNRVQAILSAGDIDFGAYLRR, from the coding sequence ATGTATAAGATCCTGATAGCCGACGATCACCCACTGTTTCGCGAAGCCATCCACAACGTCATCAGCGACGGTTTTCCTGGCAGCGAGGTGATGGAAACCGCCGATCTGGACAGCGCCCTGGCGTTGACCCGCGAGCACGACGACCTCGACCTGATCCTGCTGGACCTGAACATGCCCGGCATGCACGGCCTCAATGGCCTGATCAACCTGCGCAACGAGGCGCCGACCATCCCCGTGGTGATCGTCTCCGCCGAACAGGACAAACAGGTGGTGCTGCAAGCCATTACCTACGGCGCGGTGGGGTTCATCACCAAGTCCTCGCCGCGCTCGCAGATGACCGACGCCATCGAGCAGATTCTCAACGGCAACGTGTACCTGCCACCGGACATCATCCGCACGCAGAAAAGCCCGATGGGCCGCCGCCTGAACGAAACCCCGGCCTTTGCGCCCGAGCTGCTCCAGGCCCTGACCCGTAAACAATTGCTGGTGCTGGAACGCATGACCAAGGGCGAGTCGAACAAACAGATCGCCTACACGCTGGAGATCGCCGAAACCACGGTCAAGGCTCACGTCTCGGCCATCCTGCGCAAGCTCAATGTGCACAATCGGGTGCAAGCGATTCTCAGTGCCGGGGATATTGATTTCGGGGCTTATCTGCGTCGTTGA
- a CDS encoding ABC transporter substrate-binding protein — protein sequence MRRLVSYALIPLLAAASAGLPVAAQAGDGAPLQVRIGYLGYRPDPGPLLSNVIEEPADAGLRGAQLAIVDSNSTGRFLKHDYQLQSASVDSPEALLQAAQAQHDQGLRLFVVNAPSASLRQLSAALPDSLLFNAGSADDSLRTTDCLGNVLHSLPDRAMLADALVQFSVVRKWQRALLIVGQTAEDQAYAAALRRAMKRFGMKVVAQKDWQFDNDQRRSAQADMPLFTQTAEYDVVLVADERGDFGEYVPYQTWYPRPVAGTQGLTPTAWHKTVETYGAAQLQKRFEALAGRWMNDRDFAAWIAVRSIASAVSKLRQDDPLAIRQLALSEQLPLDGFKGRKLSYRPWNGQLRQPIPLVQPRALVSTSPQDGFLHPTNEMDSLGYDRPEVSCRYP from the coding sequence ATGCGCCGGCTCGTCAGTTACGCCTTGATCCCTTTGCTCGCAGCGGCCAGCGCCGGGTTGCCGGTCGCCGCCCAGGCTGGCGACGGCGCGCCGCTGCAAGTGCGCATCGGCTACCTGGGTTACCGCCCCGACCCGGGCCCGCTGCTGTCCAACGTCATTGAAGAGCCCGCCGATGCCGGACTGCGCGGGGCGCAGTTGGCGATTGTCGACAGCAACAGCACCGGGCGTTTTCTCAAGCACGATTACCAGCTGCAAAGCGCCAGCGTCGACAGCCCCGAAGCCTTGCTCCAGGCCGCCCAAGCGCAGCATGACCAAGGCCTGCGGTTGTTTGTGGTCAATGCCCCATCCGCCAGCCTGCGCCAACTCAGTGCCGCCCTGCCCGACAGCCTGCTGTTCAATGCCGGCAGCGCCGACGACAGCCTGCGCACCACCGATTGCCTGGGCAACGTGCTCCACAGCTTGCCCGACCGGGCGATGCTCGCCGATGCCTTGGTGCAGTTCAGCGTCGTACGCAAATGGCAGCGGGCATTACTGATCGTCGGCCAGACGGCCGAGGACCAGGCCTATGCTGCTGCGCTACGACGAGCCATGAAGCGTTTCGGCATGAAGGTCGTCGCGCAAAAAGACTGGCAGTTCGACAACGACCAGCGCCGCAGCGCCCAGGCCGACATGCCTTTGTTCACCCAGACCGCCGAATACGACGTGGTGCTGGTGGCCGACGAGCGCGGCGACTTCGGCGAATACGTGCCCTACCAGACCTGGTACCCGCGTCCGGTGGCCGGCACGCAAGGCCTGACCCCCACCGCCTGGCACAAGACCGTGGAAACCTACGGCGCGGCACAGCTGCAAAAACGCTTCGAAGCCCTGGCCGGGCGCTGGATGAATGATCGTGATTTCGCCGCCTGGATCGCCGTGCGCAGCATCGCCAGTGCCGTGAGCAAACTGCGCCAGGACGATCCATTGGCCATCCGCCAACTGGCGCTGAGCGAGCAATTGCCGCTGGACGGTTTCAAGGGGCGCAAGCTCAGTTACCGGCCGTGGAACGGGCAACTGCGCCAGCCGATTCCCCTGGTTCAGCCGCGGGCGCTGGTGAGCACCTCGCCCCAGGACGGTTTTCTGCACCCTACCAACGAAATGGACAGCCTGGGCTACGACCGGCCCGAAGTGAGCTGCCGCTACCCCTGA